A segment of the Vagococcus hydrophili genome:
CGTTTTAGGTGGAACATCAGACAGTTTAACCATTGCTGAGTCACTTGAAAAAAAGGGTTATGATGTTTGTTTTTCTGTGGTGACTGATTACGGTGAACAGTTGGCCGAAAAAAAAATCAATAAAATTAACAAAGGGCGAATGGATCAAGCGCAAATGGAACAATTTGTGCTTGATCACAAAGTTTTCTTGATTTTAGATGGGACTCATCCTTTTGCGGCAATTGTTTCAAAAACAGCCATTGCAGCTGCAAAAAGTGTTGGAGTTGACTACATTCGTTACGAGCGACCAAGAGTTGATTTAAAAGAAGCTGTAAAAGTAAGGAGTAATTTAGAAGCTTGTGAATGGGTGAAAGCACATGTCACAGGAACAATTTATTTAACGACAGGGAGTAAGACACTAGGATTTTTTGGTGATAATTTACCTTTTGAAAAGATAGTGGCACGTGTTTTACCCACAGCTGAAGTTTTAACGCAAACAGAACATTTAGGCTTTCAAGCCCATCAAATAGAAGGCATTAAAGGTCCATTTTCTGTTGAGATGAACAAGCAATTATTAATGAAGAACAAGGCGGAAGTCATGATAACTAAAGAAAGTGGGATAGCTGGTGGCATTTTAGAAAAAATGGAAGCCTGTCAGCTATTAGGTATTCCTTGTGTGGTGATTGCTAGAGAAGATATTCCCTACCCAAGAATGTACAATGACACAACAAAACTCTATGAAGATTTGGAGGAATATAAGTGAAAGGTCAAATAACATTAATTGGTGCCGGTCCTGGAGAACCAGAACTTTTAACACTTAAAGCGCTCAGAAAGCTAAAAGAGGCGGATGCGGTTTTTTATGATCGATTGATTAATCAAGATTTACTAAATTATTGTTCTGATTCCTGTGAATTGATTGATGTGGGGAAAAAACCGAAAGAACACAAAGTTCCTCAATCAGAAATCGAAGCTTTAATTATCAAGAAGGCTAAAGAAGGCAAGCGAGTTGTTCGTTTAAAAAGTGGTGATCCCTATGTTTTCGGACGTGGGGGAGAAGAAGGGCGAAATATCACTGAAAATGACCTTGATTTTGAAGTGATTCCTGGGATTACTTCTGCCATTGGTGGCCTAGCTTACGCAGGCATACCGATTACGCACCGTGATTTTTCTTCAAGTTTTCATGTGATAACCGGACACCTAAAATCAGAAAATAATCAATTAGATTGGAAAAATCTTGCTAAGACAGAAGGGACCTTAGTTTTTCTAATGGGAATGTCTGAACTTGAAACGATTACCAATCAATTGATGAAGCATCAGAAATCTAAAGACACACCTGTTGCAATCGTTAGATGGGCAACAAGAAAAGATCAAAAAACAGTGGTTGGTACACTTGAAACAATTTGTGATGTGGCTAAATCAGCTCAAATGACCTCACCTAGTTTGATTGTGATGGGTGAAGTGGTGACTCAAAGAGACTATTTAAATTTTTACGAAAGTCGCCCACTTTTTGGCAAACGAGTGATGGTTCCTTTTACAGAAAAAAAAGGAATGACACATCATTTAATCGATGCAGGTGCCTCAGTTTTAGAGTTACCTAAACTAACTAAGAATTTTTTAAGTCAGAATTTCACTATTGAAAGCATGAAAGAGATTGTTTTCCTAGATGGTGAGAGCGTTAAATTATTTATTGATCAATTGATTGAGACTAAGCAAGACATTCGTCAATTACAACATGTAGCTTTTGTCACAATCGGTCATCATACAAAAGTGGCAGTGAATGCTCTAGGGATTCTACCAAGTGAAGTATTTGAGACCTTGTCAGATTATGATTTGAGTAAAAAGGAAATTGAAACGACATTATTTGTTGGTGAAAAAAGTTATATTGATCAGTTAAAAGAACTGAATAATCAGATTAATTATTACTCACCTTTTGAAATGATAAGTCAAGAGTTGAATGAGGAAGAATTAGACGAAGTGGATTATCTCTATCTACCTAGTTCAAAAGCTGCTTACTATTTCATTAAAGATTTATCAAAAGAAATGCTAGAAAAGTTAATAACTAAAAAAATTATGGTCATGGGAGAAGTAACATCTAAAATTTTTGAGGATAAAAATATCCCAGTAATTCAATCAGAAAGACCTAGTTTTGAAAGTGTGATAAACAAACTAATTGAGGAGGATATCAAGTGAAAAAAGCATTGATTATTGTTAGTTTTGGAACAAGTTATAAGGAAACAAGAGAAAAAACAATTGAAGCGGTAGAAAAAAGAATGGTAGAAAATTTTGGTGAATGTGATGTCTACAGAGCTTTCACATCAAACATGGTCATCAAAAAAATTAAAGAAAAAGAAGGCATAAAAGTTCCAACAGTGAATCAATTAATGCTAGAACTAAAAGAAAAAGGCTATAAAGAAGTTTATGTTCAACCACTTCATGTAATTAATGGAAGCGAATATTCAAAAGCAGTTCATCAAGCCAATCATTTTAAGAAAGATTTTGATGTGATTAAAGTTGGCAAACCACTGATGACTGAGTTTGAAGACTACGAAGAAATTGTTGAGTGGTTAAAAGATTTAGCGCAACCTATCGGTGAAAAAGAAGGCGTTGTTTTAATGGGACATGGTACACAACACGCTGCCTTTACGGCTTATGCTTGTTTGGATCATATGTTAGATAAAGAACCGATTTTTGTTTGTGCTGTAGAAAGTTATCCTTCAATTGAAACAGTAGTGGATAAATTAAAAGAAAAACACATCGAAAAAGTTTATTTACATCCTTTCATGTTAGTCGCAGGAGATCACGCAACGAATGATATGGCTTCAGATGAAGAGGATTCATGGAAATCACAGTTAACGAAAGAAGGCTTTATCGTTGAACCTATTTTAAAAGGAATGGGTGAATATCCTAAGATTCAAGATATGTTCTTATCTCATGCTGAAAAAGTAGTAGAAAGAGGCGAGTAGATGGCAAAGTTTTATGGAATCGGAACAGGACCAGGTGACTCTGATTTATTAACAATCAGAGGGAAAAAAGCTTTAGAAACGATTGATTATTTATACACACCAGAACCTAAGAAAAAAGGCAAAAGTTTGGCTTTGTCTATTGTGTCACCCTACCTTCCAGATAATTTAGAAATCAAACAACGTCATTTTCCAATGGTGAATGATTTGTCTGTTAAAGAAGAAGCTTGGGATTTAGTCGCCAGTGAAATCTTGGAAGATGTTAAATCGGGTAAAAATGTGGGCTTTGTCACACTTGGTGATCCTATGGTTTATAGTACTTATAGCTATTTACTGGAACGTTTATCTAATGCGATTGAGACAGAAACGATACCAGGTATTTCATCGTTTTCTAGTATGTCGAACATTTTACAAATTCCACTTGTCATGGATGAAGAAACCTATTCAGTTGTTCCAGCAACAGCAGATGAATCAGTCATTAAGACAGCTTTAGAAACTTTCTCTACGGTGATTATTATGAAGGTTTCAGTGGAGTTACCTAAAATTAAAAGACTACTTGAATCATACGACTTATTAGATTCAACTGTTTTAATCAGTAATGCTTCAATGGAAAATGAAAGTATTATTATGGGGCTTACTGACTTAGACGAAACAAAACGAATTTCTTATTTTTCAACAATGATTGTGTATAAAACAAGAGAAATATAAAAGGAGAATGAATCAAATGAAAAAAGTATTGAAGAAGTTTGCACTAGGTGTTGTACTTGTGGGGATTTTAATCACAATTTTACCTCAAGAAGCACATGCAATGCACATTATGGAAGGTTTTTTACCAATTGGTTGGAGTATCTTTTGGTATGTTGCTTTTGCTCCATTCTTTATTTATGGTTTAATGCAAATGAAAAAAATTGTGGAAGCAGATAAACAGAATAAAATATTATTAGCGTTAAGTGGAGCCCTTATTTTTGTCTTATCAGCTTTAAAAATTCCATCAGTAACAGGCTCAACGTCTCATCCAACAGGTGTTGGTTTAGGAACAGCTATTTTTGGACCTGCAGTGATTAGTGTTTTGGGAACAATTTGTTTATTATTCCAAGCTTTGTTTTTAGCTCACGGAGGTATTACAACGTTAGGAGCTAATGCTTTTTCAATGGCTGTGGTAGGACCTTTTGTTGGGTATGGCGTGTATCTACTATGTAAAAAAATGAAGGTGAACACATCGATTAGTTTGTTTGCCTGTGCTTTTTTAGCTGATATTTCGACTTACTTAATGACTTCGATTCAAT
Coding sequences within it:
- a CDS encoding cobalt-factor II C(20)-methyltransferase gives rise to the protein MAKFYGIGTGPGDSDLLTIRGKKALETIDYLYTPEPKKKGKSLALSIVSPYLPDNLEIKQRHFPMVNDLSVKEEAWDLVASEILEDVKSGKNVGFVTLGDPMVYSTYSYLLERLSNAIETETIPGISSFSSMSNILQIPLVMDEETYSVVPATADESVIKTALETFSTVIIMKVSVELPKIKRLLESYDLLDSTVLISNASMENESIIMGLTDLDETKRISYFSTMIVYKTREI
- the cobA gene encoding uroporphyrinogen-III C-methyltransferase, which translates into the protein MKGQITLIGAGPGEPELLTLKALRKLKEADAVFYDRLINQDLLNYCSDSCELIDVGKKPKEHKVPQSEIEALIIKKAKEGKRVVRLKSGDPYVFGRGGEEGRNITENDLDFEVIPGITSAIGGLAYAGIPITHRDFSSSFHVITGHLKSENNQLDWKNLAKTEGTLVFLMGMSELETITNQLMKHQKSKDTPVAIVRWATRKDQKTVVGTLETICDVAKSAQMTSPSLIVMGEVVTQRDYLNFYESRPLFGKRVMVPFTEKKGMTHHLIDAGASVLELPKLTKNFLSQNFTIESMKEIVFLDGESVKLFIDQLIETKQDIRQLQHVAFVTIGHHTKVAVNALGILPSEVFETLSDYDLSKKEIETTLFVGEKSYIDQLKELNNQINYYSPFEMISQELNEEELDEVDYLYLPSSKAAYYFIKDLSKEMLEKLITKKIMVMGEVTSKIFEDKNIPVIQSERPSFESVINKLIEEDIK
- the cobK gene encoding precorrin-6A reductase, with product MILVLGGTSDSLTIAESLEKKGYDVCFSVVTDYGEQLAEKKINKINKGRMDQAQMEQFVLDHKVFLILDGTHPFAAIVSKTAIAAAKSVGVDYIRYERPRVDLKEAVKVRSNLEACEWVKAHVTGTIYLTTGSKTLGFFGDNLPFEKIVARVLPTAEVLTQTEHLGFQAHQIEGIKGPFSVEMNKQLLMKNKAEVMITKESGIAGGILEKMEACQLLGIPCVVIAREDIPYPRMYNDTTKLYEDLEEYK
- a CDS encoding sirohydrochlorin cobaltochelatase, with translation MKKALIIVSFGTSYKETREKTIEAVEKRMVENFGECDVYRAFTSNMVIKKIKEKEGIKVPTVNQLMLELKEKGYKEVYVQPLHVINGSEYSKAVHQANHFKKDFDVIKVGKPLMTEFEDYEEIVEWLKDLAQPIGEKEGVVLMGHGTQHAAFTAYACLDHMLDKEPIFVCAVESYPSIETVVDKLKEKHIEKVYLHPFMLVAGDHATNDMASDEEDSWKSQLTKEGFIVEPILKGMGEYPKIQDMFLSHAEKVVERGE
- a CDS encoding energy-coupling factor ABC transporter permease — translated: MKKVLKKFALGVVLVGILITILPQEAHAMHIMEGFLPIGWSIFWYVAFAPFFIYGLMQMKKIVEADKQNKILLALSGALIFVLSALKIPSVTGSTSHPTGVGLGTAIFGPAVISVLGTICLLFQALFLAHGGITTLGANAFSMAVVGPFVGYGVYLLCKKMKVNTSISLFACAFLADISTYLMTSIQLGIVFPDPSTGIMGAIVKFMGVFLFTQVPIGIAEGLLTVVVYNLLTSSLKEEGGILR